From Pseudomonas poae, the proteins below share one genomic window:
- a CDS encoding efflux transporter outer membrane subunit: MKQLLATAALGLLLSACQVVGPDYKLPEKSAVNRGDLQGQLAGEGNNVVSAPVPADWWKLYKDPRLDELVRQAMASNTDLRVAAANLQRARFQTEQAESAGGWSLGAKAEAQRLQESGEAFLLTEKVPVGNIGAASITTSYQFDLFGTLQRGIESAQASADAAQAAADIARITLVADVVRSYTQVCAANEELAIANESLDLQAQSTTLTQRLRDAGRGDETQVTRSQTQYKSLRADMPRYEAARQAGLFRLSMLLAKPLDQLPAGTGTCAELPHIAQLLPVGDGATLLKRRPDVRQAERQLAAATARIGVATGALYPDISIGATVGTVGLLENLGTPATNRWGFGPLISWTVPTNGARARIHEAEAATQGALAHFDGVVLNAIRETQTGLAQYTAQLQRRDALAEAGESAREAADQTHRFFQAGRASFLADLQATRTYTDVRAQLAAANTQVAMSQIDLFLALGGGWESGRTQASQPGKP, translated from the coding sequence ATGAAGCAGTTGCTGGCAACCGCTGCGCTGGGGTTGTTGCTGTCGGCCTGCCAAGTGGTGGGGCCCGATTACAAGCTGCCGGAAAAGTCCGCGGTCAACCGGGGTGACCTGCAAGGCCAGCTGGCGGGCGAGGGCAATAATGTGGTCTCGGCGCCGGTCCCGGCCGACTGGTGGAAACTGTACAAAGACCCGCGCCTGGATGAGCTGGTGCGCCAGGCCATGGCCTCCAACACGGACCTGCGGGTGGCCGCCGCGAATTTGCAGCGTGCACGTTTTCAGACCGAACAGGCTGAATCAGCGGGTGGCTGGAGCCTTGGTGCCAAAGCCGAAGCCCAGCGCCTGCAAGAGTCCGGTGAAGCCTTTTTGCTGACGGAAAAAGTCCCGGTGGGCAACATCGGCGCCGCGAGTATCACCACCTCGTATCAATTCGATTTGTTCGGAACCTTGCAGCGCGGCATCGAAAGCGCCCAGGCCAGCGCCGACGCAGCGCAAGCCGCCGCCGACATCGCACGCATCACCTTGGTGGCGGATGTGGTGCGCTCCTACACCCAGGTGTGCGCGGCCAACGAAGAGCTGGCGATTGCCAACGAGTCCCTCGACCTGCAAGCCCAAAGCACCACGCTTACCCAGCGCCTGCGCGACGCTGGGCGCGGTGATGAAACCCAAGTGACGCGCTCGCAAACCCAGTACAAATCGTTGCGCGCCGACATGCCGCGCTATGAAGCGGCGCGCCAGGCGGGTCTGTTCCGCCTGTCGATGCTGCTGGCCAAGCCGCTGGACCAACTGCCGGCGGGCACCGGCACCTGCGCCGAGCTGCCGCACATCGCCCAGTTGTTGCCGGTAGGCGATGGCGCCACGCTGCTCAAGCGCCGCCCCGACGTGCGCCAGGCCGAACGCCAATTGGCCGCCGCCACTGCGCGTATCGGCGTGGCCACCGGCGCGCTGTACCCGGATATCAGCATTGGCGCCACCGTCGGCACCGTCGGTCTGCTCGAGAACCTGGGCACACCGGCCACCAACCGCTGGGGCTTTGGCCCATTGATCAGCTGGACAGTACCGACCAACGGCGCTCGCGCACGTATCCACGAAGCCGAAGCCGCGACCCAGGGCGCCCTGGCGCATTTCGACGGGGTGGTGCTCAACGCCATCCGTGAAACCCAGACCGGCCTTGCGCAGTACACCGCGCAACTGCAGCGCCGCGACGCCCTGGCCGAAGCCGGCGAATCCGCCAGGGAAGCCGCAGACCAGACCCACCGCTTCTTCCAGGCGGGTCGTGCGTCGTTCCTGGCCGACCTGCAAGCCACCCGCACCTACACCGATGTGCGGGCGCAACTGGCGGCGGCCAACACCCAGGTTGCCATGAGCCAGATCGATCTGTTCCTGGCCCTCGGCGGCGGTTGGGAAAGCGGACGAACGCAAGCGTCACAGCCCGGCAAACCCTGA
- a CDS encoding efflux RND transporter periplasmic adaptor subunit, producing the protein MKKPFLTIGRVVLTLLIVTFAVVVVWRMVMYYMFAPWTRDGHIRADIVQIAPDVSGLIQQVDVRDNQLVTKGQVLFAVDQDRFKLALRQAQAAVADRQETLAQASREYKRNRGLGNLVPSEQLEESQSRVARAQSALAEAQVTVDAAQLNLDRSVIHSPVDGYVNDRAPRTQEFVTAGRPVLSVVDSNSFHIDGYFEETKLDGIHVGMAVDIRVIGDNARLRGHVQSIVAGIEDRDRSSGSNLLPNVNPAFSWVRLAQRIPVRIAFDEVPADFRMIAGRTATVSIIGDKVKDGDTP; encoded by the coding sequence ATGAAAAAACCTTTTTTGACCATCGGCCGTGTAGTCCTCACGTTGTTGATCGTGACGTTTGCGGTTGTCGTTGTGTGGCGCATGGTCATGTACTACATGTTTGCTCCCTGGACCCGCGACGGGCACATCCGTGCCGACATCGTGCAGATCGCCCCGGACGTGTCCGGGCTGATCCAGCAAGTGGACGTGCGCGACAACCAGTTGGTGACCAAGGGCCAGGTGCTGTTTGCCGTGGACCAGGACCGCTTCAAGCTGGCGTTGCGCCAAGCCCAGGCCGCCGTGGCCGATCGTCAGGAAACCCTGGCCCAGGCCAGCCGCGAGTACAAGCGTAACCGTGGCCTGGGCAACCTGGTGCCCAGCGAGCAACTGGAAGAAAGCCAGTCCCGCGTGGCCCGCGCCCAGTCGGCCCTGGCCGAAGCGCAAGTGACGGTGGATGCCGCCCAGCTCAACCTCGATCGCTCGGTGATCCACAGCCCGGTGGACGGCTACGTCAACGACCGTGCGCCGCGCACCCAGGAGTTCGTCACCGCCGGGCGCCCGGTGCTGTCGGTGGTGGACAGCAACTCGTTCCATATCGACGGCTATTTCGAGGAGACCAAGCTCGACGGTATCCACGTCGGCATGGCGGTGGATATCCGCGTGATCGGCGACAACGCCCGCCTGCGCGGCCATGTGCAGAGCATCGTCGCCGGTATCGAAGACCGTGACCGCAGCAGCGGTTCCAACCTGCTGCCCAACGTCAACCCGGCGTTCAGCTGGGTACGCCTGGCTCAGCGGATTCCGGTGCGTATTGCCTTTGATGAGGTGCCGGCCGACTTTCGCATGATCGCCGGGCGCACGGCGACGGTGTCGATCATCGGCGACAAGGTTAAAGACGGAGACACGCCATGA
- the pgaD gene encoding poly-beta-1,6-N-acetyl-D-glucosamine biosynthesis protein PgaD has product MKLVRTRQRSVMWIIDVLLTLMAWAGLIWLLARGINSMLETHGGPRIEAPIFAALNTLQIYLWIALFNAVILISWARYQQRRGRQFAQRRAEAKALTDKNLSESFSLGEGDLEQLRRPGVLVIHNDEEGGVSQVKSHVSRDVEKPGLTLVPGQDRDKDVS; this is encoded by the coding sequence ATGAAACTGGTCAGAACCCGCCAGCGTTCCGTGATGTGGATCATCGATGTGCTGTTGACCCTGATGGCCTGGGCCGGGTTGATCTGGCTGCTGGCTCGCGGGATTAACTCGATGCTGGAAACCCACGGTGGTCCACGTATTGAAGCGCCGATTTTTGCGGCGCTCAACACCCTGCAAATCTACCTGTGGATTGCCTTGTTCAACGCCGTGATCCTGATCAGCTGGGCACGCTACCAGCAACGCCGAGGCCGCCAGTTCGCCCAGCGCCGCGCCGAGGCCAAGGCCCTTACCGACAAGAACCTGAGCGAGAGCTTCAGCCTGGGCGAGGGCGACCTGGAGCAGTTGCGCCGTCCTGGGGTGCTGGTGATCCACAACGACGAGGAGGGCGGCGTGTCGCAAGTGAAATCCCATGTCTCGCGTGATGTGGAAAAGCCGGGGTTGACCCTGGTGCCTGGCCAGGACCGGGATAAAGATGTGAGCTGA
- a CDS encoding DUF1656 domain-containing protein translates to MIGDLDISGVFLPTLLVLMGITYVLFLVVHGLLTRLHFYRLVWHRALFNVGLYALLLGAVDSLSRYLMT, encoded by the coding sequence ATGATCGGTGATCTGGATATCAGCGGGGTGTTCCTGCCCACGCTGCTGGTGCTGATGGGCATTACGTATGTGTTGTTTCTGGTGGTGCACGGGCTGTTGACCCGCCTCCACTTCTATCGCCTGGTCTGGCACCGGGCATTGTTCAATGTGGGGCTCTACGCGCTGTTGCTGGGCGCGGTGGACTCACTCAGTCGATACCTGATGACATGA
- the pgaA gene encoding poly-beta-1,6 N-acetyl-D-glucosamine export porin PgaA yields the protein MLRNLPLSASGRLRLLIGVALCSQLLMPTFAMADPAYDALIIQARNGNFTPALTQLRQLPAERQTPGQISDHLVIAGWAGQDAEVLKVYEAQGQNRNLTAQALATVARTYRNQKQWAQAEAVYRKALLREPQNVDLQLGLALTQADGGKASEAVQRARALVAAKPDDPNRRMALGYALTRAGLQFDALHEFDQAFIRAGSKPEVAREYIVALQKARLPEPALRLSAQRPGLVDPVTQRRLEGDLAAERVRMAEFATRSEKERYVIADRALQGYDQLLARWTPDATAHDDVLTWRIDRLGALKARARTADVIREYETLKAEGVQLPTYAVRWVAASYLDQRQPEKAEPLYRQVLSAPDAERDDRVEDTTALFYALQESDKADEAREVANNLAKSQSPRVELKGLPIGNPSDAWMDAQQLSAQAGVFGGDLPGSEAGLEALVAKAPGNVGLRLAQADMYRARDLPRRAEGILKETEAQAPRDIGLEVSQAYTAMDLQEWRQLDVLTDDVVARNPDNRQVQRLSRLRDVHDMAELRVEAYTGKSFGGGNNGDAGAVAGSRDWGIESRLYTPPIDEDWRLFAGAGYARADFEEGTGQHRWQVVGVERRTRDMTIEAEVSNHSYGDGSKQGAAVSIARDINDNWQYGGSLGYLLSTTPLRALNDGVTANGGSGFIRWRANESREWKLTLSPSHFSDGNDRFEALLSGREGLYSSSKVQVDLGLEVGASRNSKEDTVYFNPKSDFTVLPVLNINHVLYHRYETQWSQQFQVGAGTYSQRDYSTGGIGLVGYGQRFRWNDVLDAGANLSLISRPYDGDRERDLRLLVDLTYRF from the coding sequence ATGTTGCGAAACCTACCCCTCAGTGCCTCAGGCCGGTTGCGACTGCTCATCGGGGTCGCCTTGTGCAGCCAGCTGCTGATGCCCACCTTCGCCATGGCCGACCCGGCCTATGACGCGCTGATTATTCAGGCGCGCAACGGCAACTTCACCCCCGCCCTCACTCAATTGCGCCAATTGCCAGCCGAGCGTCAGACGCCAGGCCAGATCAGCGATCACCTGGTGATCGCCGGTTGGGCCGGCCAGGATGCCGAAGTGCTGAAGGTGTATGAGGCCCAGGGGCAGAATCGCAACCTGACCGCCCAGGCGCTGGCCACGGTCGCACGCACCTATCGCAACCAGAAGCAGTGGGCGCAGGCCGAGGCGGTCTATCGCAAGGCGCTGCTGCGTGAACCGCAGAATGTCGACCTGCAACTGGGCCTGGCCCTCACGCAGGCTGACGGCGGTAAAGCCAGCGAAGCGGTGCAACGCGCCCGCGCCCTGGTGGCCGCCAAGCCCGATGACCCCAACCGGCGTATGGCGCTGGGCTATGCGCTGACTCGCGCCGGATTGCAGTTCGACGCGCTGCATGAGTTCGACCAGGCGTTTATCCGCGCTGGCAGCAAACCGGAAGTGGCCCGCGAATACATCGTCGCCCTGCAAAAGGCCCGCCTGCCGGAGCCTGCGCTGCGCCTGTCGGCCCAGCGCCCGGGGCTTGTAGACCCGGTGACCCAGCGTCGCCTGGAAGGTGACCTGGCCGCCGAGCGCGTACGCATGGCCGAGTTCGCCACGCGCTCCGAGAAAGAACGCTATGTCATCGCTGATCGGGCCTTGCAGGGCTACGATCAACTCCTCGCCCGTTGGACCCCGGACGCCACGGCCCATGACGACGTGCTGACCTGGCGCATCGACCGCCTGGGCGCACTCAAGGCTCGGGCGCGCACCGCTGACGTGATCCGCGAGTATGAAACCCTCAAGGCCGAAGGTGTGCAGTTGCCCACCTACGCCGTGCGCTGGGTGGCGGCGTCCTACCTCGACCAACGCCAGCCGGAAAAAGCCGAACCGTTGTACCGCCAGGTGCTGAGTGCCCCCGACGCCGAACGTGATGATCGGGTTGAAGACACCACGGCGTTGTTCTATGCCTTGCAGGAAAGCGACAAAGCCGACGAAGCGCGTGAGGTCGCCAACAACCTGGCCAAAAGCCAAAGCCCACGGGTAGAACTCAAGGGCTTGCCCATCGGCAACCCCAGCGATGCCTGGATGGACGCGCAGCAACTGTCAGCCCAGGCCGGCGTCTTCGGCGGCGACCTGCCAGGCAGCGAGGCCGGCCTGGAAGCGCTGGTGGCCAAAGCCCCAGGCAATGTCGGCTTGCGCCTGGCCCAGGCCGACATGTACCGCGCCCGCGATTTGCCACGGCGCGCCGAAGGCATTCTCAAGGAAACCGAAGCCCAGGCCCCGCGCGATATCGGCCTGGAAGTGAGCCAGGCCTATACCGCGATGGACCTGCAGGAATGGCGCCAGCTCGACGTGCTGACCGATGACGTGGTCGCACGCAACCCGGACAACCGCCAGGTGCAGCGCCTCAGTCGCCTGCGCGATGTGCATGACATGGCCGAGCTGCGGGTCGAGGCTTACACCGGTAAAAGCTTCGGCGGTGGTAACAACGGCGATGCGGGTGCTGTCGCTGGTAGCCGTGACTGGGGCATTGAAAGCCGCCTCTACACGCCGCCCATCGACGAAGACTGGCGCCTGTTCGCCGGTGCCGGCTATGCCCGCGCCGATTTCGAAGAGGGCACCGGCCAGCACCGTTGGCAGGTGGTCGGCGTAGAGCGGCGCACCCGCGATATGACGATTGAAGCCGAGGTGTCCAACCACTCCTACGGCGACGGCTCGAAACAGGGCGCCGCCGTGTCGATTGCCCGCGACATCAACGACAACTGGCAATACGGCGGCAGCCTTGGCTACCTCCTGTCCACCACGCCACTGCGGGCGTTGAATGACGGGGTCACGGCCAACGGCGGCAGCGGTTTCATCCGCTGGCGTGCCAACGAAAGTCGCGAGTGGAAGCTGACCCTCAGCCCGTCCCATTTCAGCGATGGCAACGACCGCTTCGAAGCCTTGCTCAGCGGGCGCGAGGGACTTTACAGCTCGTCGAAGGTGCAAGTGGACCTGGGCCTGGAAGTCGGCGCCAGCCGCAACAGCAAGGAAGACACGGTCTACTTCAACCCGAAGTCGGACTTCACCGTGTTGCCGGTCCTCAACATCAACCATGTGCTCTATCACCGCTACGAGACCCAGTGGAGTCAGCAGTTCCAGGTCGGTGCGGGTACGTATAGCCAGCGCGATTATTCCACCGGTGGCATCGGTCTGGTGGGCTACGGCCAACGTTTTCGCTGGAACGATGTACTGGACGCCGGCGCCAACCTGAGCCTGATCAGCCGACCTTACGACGGTGATCGCGAACGCGATCTGCGCCTGCTCGTCGACCTCACTTACCGTTTCTAG
- the pgaC gene encoding poly-beta-1,6-N-acetyl-D-glucosamine synthase, protein MFDRILALFVLALVLGVPLGLIFLVTGQFLMDFVFFYPLFMSALWIAGGLYFWLHWERHWPWEEDTPAPTLAGAPLISILIPCYNEGDNAADTIHAALDQLYPNIEVIAVNDGSSDNTAAVLDALALEHPRLRVLHLAQNQGKAVALRMGAVAARSEYLVCIDGDALLDKNAAAYMVAPMLDNPRLGAVTGNPRIRTRSTLIGRVQVGEFSSIIGLIKRTQRVFGRIFTVSGVVVAFRKKALDRIDYWSTDMITEDIDVSWKLQLDHWSIFYEPRALCWILMPETVGGLWKQRLRWAQGGAEVLFKNIRGIWQWRHRYLWPLLFEYCLSTGWAFTFLLSVIFWGVGKFIPLPQAIAVDSLMPPAFTGLVLAMVCLLQFAVSILIDRRYEKDLWKTLFWTVWYPMVFWLVSLFTTLVSFPKVLFNQHQKRARWVSPDRGIKPVEEEA, encoded by the coding sequence ATGTTCGATAGAATCCTGGCTTTATTCGTGCTGGCATTGGTATTAGGCGTGCCCCTGGGCCTGATCTTCCTGGTCACCGGGCAGTTCCTGATGGACTTTGTGTTTTTCTACCCGCTGTTCATGTCGGCGTTGTGGATCGCAGGCGGCCTGTACTTCTGGCTGCACTGGGAGCGCCACTGGCCGTGGGAAGAGGACACCCCGGCGCCGACCCTGGCCGGCGCCCCGCTGATCTCGATCCTCATCCCTTGCTACAACGAAGGGGATAACGCCGCCGATACGATCCACGCGGCGCTGGACCAGCTGTACCCGAACATCGAAGTGATCGCCGTGAATGACGGCTCCTCCGATAACACCGCGGCGGTCCTCGATGCCCTGGCGCTGGAGCACCCACGTCTGCGCGTGTTGCACCTGGCACAGAACCAGGGCAAGGCGGTGGCCCTGCGCATGGGCGCCGTGGCTGCGCGCAGCGAATACCTGGTGTGCATCGACGGCGATGCGTTACTCGACAAAAACGCTGCGGCCTACATGGTGGCGCCGATGCTCGATAACCCGCGCCTCGGCGCCGTCACCGGCAACCCGCGCATTCGCACTCGCTCGACCTTGATCGGCCGGGTGCAAGTGGGTGAGTTCTCTTCGATCATTGGCTTGATCAAGCGCACGCAACGGGTGTTCGGGCGGATCTTCACGGTGTCGGGTGTGGTGGTGGCGTTTCGCAAGAAAGCGCTGGACCGCATCGACTACTGGAGCACCGACATGATCACCGAGGACATCGATGTCAGTTGGAAGCTGCAGCTCGACCACTGGAGCATCTTCTACGAGCCCCGCGCTCTGTGCTGGATCCTGATGCCGGAAACCGTTGGCGGCCTCTGGAAGCAGCGCCTGCGTTGGGCCCAGGGTGGCGCCGAGGTGCTGTTCAAAAACATCCGTGGCATCTGGCAATGGCGCCATCGTTACCTGTGGCCGCTGCTGTTCGAATACTGCCTGTCTACCGGTTGGGCCTTTACCTTTCTGCTGTCGGTGATCTTCTGGGGCGTGGGCAAATTTATCCCGCTGCCACAGGCGATTGCAGTCGACTCGCTGATGCCGCCGGCGTTTACCGGGCTGGTGCTGGCGATGGTGTGCCTGCTGCAGTTTGCCGTGAGCATCCTGATCGACCGCCGTTACGAGAAAGACCTGTGGAAGACGCTGTTCTGGACCGTGTGGTACCCGATGGTGTTCTGGCTGGTCAGCCTGTTCACCACCCTGGTCAGTTTCCCCAAGGTGCTGTTCAACCAGCACCAGAAGCGTGCGCGCTGGGTCAGCCCGGATCGCGGTATCAAACCTGTTGAAGAGGAGGCGTGA
- the pgaB gene encoding poly-beta-1,6-N-acetyl-D-glucosamine N-deacetylase PgaB: MTVLSRCLLILGVMLASACAQQPAPFTPPAERPTPANEAPWPKNHFLGIAYHDVEDRDPDQAVVAVRTERLIEQLAWLRENGYQAVSVDQILAARNGGPALPPKAIMLSFDDGYSSFYTRVMPILRAYHWPALLAPVGYWIDTPLNKPVDFAGLPRPRGEFLTWQQIREVSQSGLVEIAAHTDASHTGILANPQGNLEPAATSLRYDPATGRYETEAQFQARMRADVTAISNKIQNVTGKKPRVWVWPYGAAKGTSLAIIGEHGYQMALTLEDGLDSSSELMNSPRFLVASDPDGEHFANSIVAVQTPAPLRVLHVDLDNVYDPDPAQQARNLDLLVQRVVDMGAGTVFLQAFADPKGDGLVHELYFPNRHLPVRADLFNRVSWQLHTRAHAAVYAWMPVLSFALDSKLPRVTRWDPETGKVGLDPDQYKRLSPFDPQVRKIIGEIYEDLARNNAIDGVLYHDDAVLSDFEDASPAALKAYAANGLPDSIAALRADPAVMQRWTRFKSRYLIDFTQELTAKVRAIGGPQVRTARNIFAEPMLNPGSEAWFAQNLDDFLQTYDWTAPMAMPLMEGQEYKTSNAWLEKLVATVKARPGALQRTVFELQAKDWRTQAAPDIDARQMAEWMGVLKRQGVTSFGYYPDNFLENSPDLKTVRPALSNQWNP, encoded by the coding sequence ATGACCGTCCTCAGCCGTTGCCTGTTGATCCTGGGCGTAATGCTGGCCAGTGCCTGCGCCCAGCAACCCGCGCCATTTACTCCACCCGCCGAGCGGCCGACCCCGGCCAATGAAGCGCCGTGGCCGAAAAACCACTTCCTGGGCATTGCCTACCACGATGTCGAGGATCGCGACCCCGACCAGGCGGTGGTGGCGGTGCGCACCGAGCGTTTGATCGAGCAGTTGGCCTGGCTGCGCGAGAACGGCTACCAGGCGGTCAGCGTCGACCAGATCCTGGCGGCCCGCAACGGTGGGCCGGCGTTGCCGCCCAAAGCCATCATGCTGAGCTTCGATGACGGCTATTCCAGCTTCTACACCCGGGTGATGCCGATTCTGCGTGCCTATCATTGGCCGGCCTTGCTGGCGCCGGTGGGCTACTGGATCGACACGCCACTGAACAAACCGGTGGACTTCGCCGGTTTACCTCGGCCACGCGGTGAGTTCCTCACGTGGCAGCAGATCCGCGAAGTGTCGCAATCGGGCCTGGTGGAAATCGCCGCGCACACCGATGCCAGCCACACCGGGATCCTGGCCAACCCCCAGGGCAATCTGGAGCCGGCCGCCACCTCGCTGCGCTATGACCCGGCCACGGGCCGCTATGAAACCGAGGCCCAGTTCCAGGCGCGGATGCGCGCTGACGTCACGGCGATTTCCAACAAGATCCAAAACGTGACCGGCAAGAAACCCCGCGTATGGGTATGGCCGTATGGCGCCGCCAAGGGCACCTCGCTGGCGATCATCGGCGAGCACGGCTACCAGATGGCCCTGACCCTGGAGGACGGCCTCGACAGCTCCAGTGAATTGATGAACAGCCCACGCTTCCTGGTGGCCTCCGACCCGGACGGCGAGCATTTCGCCAATAGCATCGTCGCGGTGCAAACCCCGGCGCCGCTGCGGGTGCTGCATGTGGACCTGGACAACGTCTACGACCCGGACCCGGCCCAGCAAGCGCGCAATCTCGACTTACTGGTGCAGCGCGTGGTGGACATGGGCGCGGGTACCGTGTTCCTGCAAGCCTTCGCCGACCCCAAGGGCGACGGCCTGGTGCATGAACTCTACTTCCCCAACCGGCACTTGCCGGTGCGCGCCGACCTGTTCAACCGCGTCTCCTGGCAGTTGCACACCCGGGCCCACGCCGCGGTGTATGCCTGGATGCCGGTGCTCAGTTTCGCGCTCGACTCCAAGCTGCCCCGCGTGACCCGCTGGGACCCGGAAACCGGCAAGGTGGGCCTCGATCCCGACCAATACAAACGCCTGTCGCCGTTCGACCCGCAGGTGCGCAAGATCATCGGTGAGATCTATGAAGACCTGGCGCGCAACAATGCCATCGACGGCGTGCTCTACCACGACGATGCCGTGCTGTCGGACTTCGAAGACGCCAGCCCCGCCGCGCTCAAGGCCTACGCCGCCAACGGCCTGCCCGACAGCATTGCGGCCCTGCGCGCCGACCCGGCAGTGATGCAGCGCTGGACGCGCTTCAAGAGCCGCTACCTGATCGACTTCACCCAGGAGCTGACCGCCAAGGTCCGCGCTATCGGTGGGCCGCAGGTGCGCACCGCACGCAATATCTTCGCCGAGCCGATGCTCAACCCGGGCAGCGAAGCCTGGTTCGCGCAGAACCTCGATGACTTCCTCCAGACCTACGACTGGACCGCGCCCATGGCCATGCCGTTGATGGAAGGCCAGGAGTACAAGACCTCCAACGCCTGGCTGGAAAAGTTGGTCGCCACGGTCAAGGCTCGCCCGGGTGCGCTGCAGCGCACCGTATTCGAACTGCAGGCCAAGGACTGGCGCACCCAGGCCGCGCCGGATATCGACGCCAGGCAGATGGCTGAATGGATGGGTGTGCTCAAACGCCAGGGTGTCACGAGTTTTGGCTATTACCCGGACAACTTCCTGGAAAACTCCCCGGACCTGAAGACTGTGCGTCCGGCCCTTTCCAACCAATGGAACCCTTGA
- a CDS encoding NADH:ubiquinone oxidoreductase subunit N has protein sequence MKNPYAPAFWCVCFALVLLSAAYFYGVMLAHQIDKAMVFLDSACLVIGTLSIGVVAWASYQNQRVKKKLLEQGKTRVAIWDTKVALRRVETVFDRYFWGSYWQPGRTFQEVMGDLTGTPLEKSLEVLKKQCVALDQQVAEGRHWLNNARELSDVATQMARERYQLDFCDPKADTPGNAVIHREFEVLVYTWTARLKSFDHQLDEIELEYS, from the coding sequence ATGAAAAACCCTTATGCTCCCGCTTTCTGGTGCGTGTGTTTCGCACTGGTGCTGTTATCGGCTGCCTACTTCTACGGCGTCATGCTCGCTCATCAAATCGACAAGGCCATGGTGTTTCTTGACAGCGCGTGCCTGGTGATCGGCACCTTGTCTATCGGCGTGGTGGCCTGGGCGTCTTATCAAAACCAACGGGTGAAGAAAAAGCTTCTCGAACAAGGCAAGACCCGCGTGGCCATCTGGGATACCAAGGTTGCCCTGCGCCGCGTCGAAACCGTGTTCGACCGCTATTTCTGGGGCAGCTACTGGCAGCCCGGGCGCACGTTCCAGGAAGTCATGGGCGACCTCACCGGCACACCGCTCGAAAAAAGCCTCGAAGTCCTGAAAAAACAGTGCGTGGCCCTTGATCAACAGGTCGCCGAGGGTAGGCATTGGCTTAATAACGCGCGCGAATTATCCGACGTGGCCACGCAGATGGCCCGTGAGCGCTACCAGCTGGACTTCTGCGACCCCAAGGCCGATACCCCAGGCAATGCCGTGATACACCGCGAGTTTGAGGTGCTGGTGTACACCTGGACCGCACGCTTGAAGAGTTTTGATCACCAGCTCGATGAGATCGAATTGGAGTATTCCTGA